One Miscanthus floridulus cultivar M001 chromosome 11, ASM1932011v1, whole genome shotgun sequence DNA window includes the following coding sequences:
- the LOC136492239 gene encoding Holliday junction resolvase MOC1, chloroplastic-like → MARPWLLTNISPAKAREERQPNTAFDPAMARTSAATAVAPPLTPATTASCPPSARHRRSTAASAHSGYPAPPSTTRRASADAAPTATAHGRFSLARHNANRARIPTHTARALAFSSTSATRPSMMPSMAPCTARASAPDADAAASTTAPAC, encoded by the coding sequence ATGGCCCGGCCATGGCTGTTGACAAATATCTCCCCAGCCAAAGCACGTGAAGAACGCCAGCCCAACACTGCCTTCGACCCAGCAATGGCGCGCACCAGCGCCGCCACGGCCGTGGCCCCACCCCTGACCCCCGCGACCACGGCGTCGTGCCCGCCCTCGGCGCGGCACAGGCGCTCCACGGCCGCCAGTGCGCACTCAGGCTACCCGGCGCCGCCTTCCACCACTCGGCGCGCCAGCGCCGACGCGGCGCCCACCGCCACGGCACACGGGCGGTTCTCCTTGGCCAGGCACAACGCGAACAGGGCCCGGATCCCGACACACACGGCGCGGGCGTTGGCCTTCTCCTCCACCAGCGCCACCAGGCCATCCATGATGCCCTCGATGGCGCCCTGCACGGCACGGGCCTCCGctcccgacgccgacgccgcggcCTCCACCACGGCGCCCGCGTGTTGA